From Candidatus Methylomirabilota bacterium, one genomic window encodes:
- a CDS encoding ABC transporter permease translates to MKRPALQSWAIVLLGGLYFFLPLLGTFEFSLRYRRGVYSFEAYRLVLNDPQFRATFTYSTLLALATIVVGVLLVVPTAYWIQLRLPGLRPLVEFITLLPLVIPAIVLVFGYLRIYNSASVLPLTSTETTTDLLLMFSYVALSLPYMYRAVDTGLRAIDVRTLTEAAHSLGAGWGTILLRVIFPNVRVAVLSGAFLTFAIVIGEFTMASLLDRPAFGPYLQLIGANRAYEPSALAIITFAITWACMGVIQMLGRRAPGQVVGPH, encoded by the coding sequence ATGAAGCGCCCGGCCCTCCAGTCGTGGGCGATCGTCCTCCTGGGCGGGCTCTACTTCTTCCTCCCTCTCCTGGGGACCTTCGAGTTCTCGCTGCGCTACCGGCGCGGCGTGTACAGCTTCGAGGCCTACCGGCTCGTGCTGAACGATCCGCAGTTTCGCGCGACCTTCACCTATTCGACGCTGCTGGCCCTGGCCACCATCGTCGTCGGCGTCCTCCTGGTGGTGCCGACCGCCTACTGGATCCAGCTGCGTCTGCCAGGCCTGCGCCCCCTCGTGGAGTTCATCACGCTGCTCCCGCTGGTCATCCCCGCCATCGTGCTGGTGTTCGGATATCTCCGGATCTACAACAGCGCGTCGGTGTTGCCGCTGACGAGCACCGAGACCACCACCGATCTGCTGCTGATGTTCAGCTACGTGGCGCTGTCGCTGCCCTACATGTACCGGGCGGTCGATACCGGCTTGCGCGCGATCGACGTGCGCACGCTGACGGAAGCGGCCCACAGCCTGGGCGCGGGGTGGGGCACGATTCTCCTTCGGGTCATCTTTCCGAACGTGCGGGTGGCGGTCCTCAGTGGGGCCTTCCTGACCTTCGCCATCGTCATCGGCGAGTTCACGATGGCCAGTCTGCTGGATCGCCCCGCGTTCGGGCCCTACCTTCAGCTGATCGGCGCCAATCGCGCCTACGAGCCGTCGGCGCTGGCGATCATCACCTTTGCGATCACCTGGGCCTGCATGGGCGTGATCCAGATGCTCGGGCGCCGGGCGCCGGGGCAGGTCGTCGGACCGCACTGA
- a CDS encoding ABC transporter permease subunit, translating into MPHVARLDPPPAAAATPWHGQVSWAWVGVVPFFVFALMFLILPTSFLAVGGFQDGEGRFTLQNVRDLFQPTILSSYWISLQVSAASAVGGAIVGFLLAYAAMAGGLPRWVRPMLMTFSGVASNFAGVPLAFAFLATLGRTGLLTVLLVDLFGFNIYRAGFNLLSFWGLTLAYLYFQIPLMVLIMAPALDGLRREWREASANLGASAWEYWRYIALPILWPPLLGACLLLFANAFGAIATAYALTGSSLNIVTILLYAQIRGDVLHNQNLGYALALGMIVITGLSNAAYIWLRGRSEKWLR; encoded by the coding sequence ATGCCCCACGTAGCCCGTCTCGACCCTCCTCCGGCCGCTGCCGCGACGCCCTGGCACGGCCAGGTCTCCTGGGCCTGGGTGGGGGTGGTCCCGTTCTTCGTCTTCGCCCTCATGTTCCTGATCCTGCCGACCAGCTTCCTGGCGGTGGGTGGCTTTCAGGACGGCGAAGGCCGTTTCACTCTCCAGAACGTCCGCGACCTCTTTCAGCCGACCATCCTCAGCTCCTACTGGATCAGCCTCCAGGTCAGTGCGGCCTCCGCGGTCGGAGGCGCCATCGTCGGCTTCCTCCTGGCCTACGCGGCGATGGCCGGCGGACTGCCCCGCTGGGTTCGCCCGATGCTGATGACCTTTTCGGGCGTCGCCTCGAACTTCGCCGGGGTGCCGCTGGCCTTCGCGTTCCTGGCCACGCTCGGCCGCACGGGGCTGCTCACGGTCCTCCTGGTCGACCTCTTCGGGTTCAACATCTACCGCGCCGGCTTCAACCTGCTGAGCTTCTGGGGGTTGACCCTGGCCTACCTGTATTTCCAGATTCCGCTCATGGTGCTGATCATGGCGCCGGCCCTGGATGGACTTCGGCGCGAATGGCGCGAGGCCTCGGCCAACCTCGGCGCCAGCGCGTGGGAGTACTGGCGTTACATCGCGCTGCCCATCCTGTGGCCCCCGTTGCTCGGGGCTTGCTTGCTCCTCTTCGCCAACGCCTTCGGCGCGATCGCCACGGCCTACGCGCTGACCGGTAGCTCGCTCAACATCGTCACGATCCTCCTCTACGCGCAGATCCGAGGCGACGTGCTGCACAATCAGAACCTGGGCTACGCGCTGGCGCTGGGCATGATCGTGATCACCGGGCTGTCGAATGCCGCCTACATCTGGCTGCGCGGGCGGAGCGAGAAGTGGCTGCGATGA
- a CDS encoding ABC transporter substrate-binding protein, whose product MKMDQLVAAAKQEGQLTVIALPHDWCGYGALIDGFKKKYGLKVNELNPDAGSGDEIEAIKANKGNKGPQAPDVIDVGLSFGPSAKKDGLLQPYKVATWETIPSDQKDPEGYWYGDYYGVLAFEINADIVKTMPQDWADLLKPEYKNAVALAGDPRASNQAIQGVYAAGLAMAKGRAEGAADAGLKFFADLNKGGNFVPVIGKVASLAQGATPIIIRWDYNALADRDTLKGNPKVEVVVPKSGVVAGVYVQGISAYAPHPNAAKLWMEYLYSDEGQLLWLKGYCHPIRFQALVKNGKVPADVLAKLPPAEAYAKAVFPTLDQQDRAKQVITKQWDAVVGANVK is encoded by the coding sequence ATGAAGATGGACCAGCTCGTGGCGGCCGCCAAGCAGGAAGGCCAGCTCACCGTGATCGCGCTGCCGCACGACTGGTGCGGCTACGGCGCGCTGATCGACGGGTTCAAGAAGAAGTACGGCCTGAAGGTGAACGAGCTGAACCCGGATGCGGGCTCGGGCGACGAGATCGAGGCCATCAAGGCCAACAAGGGCAACAAGGGGCCGCAGGCGCCGGACGTGATCGACGTGGGGCTCTCGTTCGGTCCGTCGGCGAAGAAGGACGGGCTGCTCCAGCCCTACAAGGTGGCCACCTGGGAGACGATCCCGAGCGACCAGAAGGACCCGGAGGGGTACTGGTACGGGGACTACTACGGCGTCCTGGCGTTCGAGATCAACGCCGACATCGTCAAGACCATGCCGCAGGATTGGGCGGACCTGCTGAAGCCCGAGTACAAGAACGCGGTCGCCCTCGCCGGCGATCCCCGGGCGTCGAATCAAGCGATCCAGGGCGTCTACGCGGCGGGCCTGGCGATGGCAAAGGGCCGCGCGGAGGGGGCGGCCGATGCGGGTCTGAAGTTCTTCGCCGACCTGAACAAGGGCGGCAACTTCGTGCCGGTCATCGGCAAGGTGGCCTCGCTCGCCCAGGGCGCCACGCCGATCATCATCCGCTGGGACTACAACGCCCTCGCCGATCGCGACACGCTCAAGGGCAATCCGAAGGTCGAGGTGGTGGTGCCGAAGAGCGGCGTGGTGGCCGGCGTGTACGTGCAGGGCATCAGCGCCTACGCGCCGCATCCGAACGCGGCCAAGCTCTGGATGGAGTACCTCTACTCGGACGAGGGCCAGCTCCTGTGGCTCAAGGGCTACTGCCATCCGATTCGCTTCCAGGCCCTCGTGAAGAACGGCAAGGTACCGGCCGACGTGCTCGCCAAGCTGCCGCCGGCGGAGGCCTACGCCAAGGCGGTCTTCCCGACCCTCGACCAACAGGATCGGGCCAAGCAGGTCATCACCAAGCAGTGGGATGCCGTCGTCGGCGCCAATGTGAAGTAA